The Skermanella rosea sequence CCGGCAACGCGGTCCTGGTCAAGCCGGCGCCCGGCTGCGTCGCTCCGATGGAGGCGCTGCTCGGTCTGCTCGGCGAGGCGGGATTGCCGGACGGTCTCTGCCACTTGCTGGACGCTTCGGTCGAGGCGGGGCGGGAGGCCATCGCCGTCGGAGTGGACAAGGTGGTGCTGACCGGCTCGGTCGCGACCGGCCGGCGCGTGCTGGCCGACCTGGCGGAGCACCTGACGCCGGCGGTGATGGAACTGTCGGGCAACGACGCCGTCTTCGTGCTGCCCGGCGCCGATCCGGACATGGCGGCCCGGGCGCTGGCCTACGGGGTGCGGCTCAACGGCGGGGCCACCTGCATAGCGCCCCGCCGGGTCTTCGCCGACCGGTCGCTGGCGCTCGACCTGGAACGCCGGCTGGCTCCCCTGGTCCTGGACGCGGCGCCCGTCGCCGTGCCGGAACGCATCCGGGAGCAGGTCGCCCGGCTGGTGGAGGAGGCGGAGGCTGCCGGCTGCCGGCTGATCGGCCGCCCGTTCCGCGCGGAAGAGCCGGAGATGGCGCCCCTGCTGGTCGCCGACGCCGTCCCCGAGCTTGGATTGCTGCGGGAGGACATCTTCGCGCCCGTCCTCTCCCTGGTGCCGGTCGCCGGCGAGGAGGATGCGCTGGCGGCATCATCCCACTGCGACTACGCCCTGGGAGCGGCCGTCTTCGGCCCGGAAAAGCAGGCGCTGGCCCTGGCCGGCCGGATCCGGGCCGGGGCGGTGACGGTCAACGACCTGATCGTGCCGACCGCCGATCCCAGGCTGCCCTTCGGCGGGCGGGGCGCCAGCGGCTTCGGCACCACGCGCGGGGCGGAAGGGCTGCTGGAGATGACCGCATTGAAGGCGGTCGCGGTGCGTGGCGGGCGGTTCCGGCCGCACTACGACCCGCTGGGGCCGGCCGACTCGGCCATGATGTTCGATTATATAGAAGCGGCCCACAGCTCCGGCGGGCGCCTTCCGGCGGTGAGGCGGCTGGTGCGGGGTCTGATGGGGCGGGGTAGATCCGCCTCAGGAACCTGAATCCCCTAGCGGCTCGGCACAGCGTTGTTGTTTGATTTTCCGTAGGTCGACCTCGGCCGGAGGTCGACACCCCGCGTCAACGCTCCGCTGCTGGGGTGAATGCCCGACCGATCCCGACACGCCCATGGAAATCACTGCGCGGGACCACTGAAGCGGGGATCGTTCAGGAAAGGATTGTCGCGGTCGTTGCCACCGCCCTGACGCTGTTGGGCGGCCGCCCCCGGGTTGCGCGGATCGTCGTTGCGCTGGAAGCGGGGGTCGTTCAGGAAGGGGTTGTCGCGGTCGTTGCGGTCCATGGTCCGGTTACGCTCGGCGTCCCGGCGCCGTTCGGCGGCCAGCCCCGGGTTGGGCGGACTGTTGTCGCGCCGGACCGGAGGGGCCGGCATGAAGCGGTCGTCGCGGGTGTGGCGATTCCAGTCACGGTCGCGCCGATTCCAGCGGTCGTGTCGATCCCAAGGGTCGCGCCGATCCCAAAAGTCGCGCCGGGCATCCTGTTGCCGTTCGATGGCCGCCCCCAGTGCCACGCAGGCACGCCGGTTCCCGGCCTGGCAGGCCCAATGGAGATCCTGGACCTGGCTTCGGCCGGAATATCCGCCCCGATCCGAAGAGTAGCGTTCGCCGGTGGTCGGCACGCAGGACATGACCAGAAGCGACAAGATGACGAGTGCGCTGCGCGCGTTCATGACATTGCCTGAAAATCAGATACACAATTACATGAACAACTGAAAAAAATTATAATTCCGGGACCGGGCCGTAGTGGCTCAGCCGTCCACCACCACCTGCACCCGGTTCGCGGCGAAGCGCGCGACGCCGAATTCCAGCGGGCGGCCGGCGGGGTCGATGTTGACCGCCTCGGTCACCAGCACCGGGGTCGTCCGCGCGATCTTCAGGTGGCGCATCTCGTAGCTGTCGGGTAGCCGCGCCGTCACCCGCGTGGTCTTGCGGGTATAGTCCGGGACGCCCAGCCGGCGCAGCGTCTCGGTGATCCGGCCGGCCTCGTGGTACGTGGCGATCAGGTCGGGAAAGCGCGCCTTTGCGAAGTGATGCGCCGCGATGCCTATCGGCTGGCCGTCCGCCAGCGACAGCAGCTCGACCAGCGACACCGGGTCGCCGACGGCCAGGCCCAACGCCCTGGCCGTCGCGGCGTCGGCGGGAAGCACCGTCGCCCGGAGCACCTCGCCCGACGGCGTACGCGCCTGCCTGCGGACGTTCTCGCTGAACCGGGTCCGCTCCGTCAGCGGATAGTCGATCACGCCTTCCTGCACGAAGGTGCCGCGGCCCTGCTCGATCCGCACCAACCCCTGGTCCTGGAGCAGGGCGCAGGCCCGCCGGACGGTATGGCGGTTGACGCCGAACCGGGTGGCCAGCTCCTCCTCGGTGGCGAGTCGGCTTCCGGGAGGAAAGGTGCCTCGCTCGATATCCCCGTGCAGTTCTTCGGCGATCTGGCGCCACAGGGCGATGCCGGCGCCGCGGTCGAGGTTCATGAAGGCTGCGTCCCCGGGTAGGTTGCCGATATGGATTGTTTACATCGCCGCCGCCGCTTCACATACTCGGGCAATGGCAGTCATCTAGATGATTCCCTTCATAGACGGTTCGCGAGGGCATGGAAACCAACATCACCAATGCCCGCATCGTCGGGCGCGACGGCATCGCGACCGGCAGCCTCTCGATCCGCGACGGCGTGATCGCGGCGATCGACGACTCCGCCGGAGACCTTCCAGGCGCGCTGGACTTCGAGGGCGATTTCCTGTTGCCCGGCCTTATCGAGATGCACACCGACAATCTCGAGAAGCATTTCTCGCCCCGCCCCGGCGTGATGTGGCCGTCGCCCAAGGCCGCGGTGATCGCCCATGACCTCCAGGTCGCGGGCGCCGGCATCACGACCGTGTTCGACGCGATCTCGGTCGGCGACTATGACAGCGGCGGGGAGCGGCGGCGCATGCTGGCCGACGCGGTCTGGGCGATCGGCGCCTGCGTCGGGCAGGGCCTGTTGCGCGCCGACCATCTGATCCATCTGCGCTGCGAGGTCTCGGACGCCGGGGTGGTGGAGATCTTCCAGCAGTTCGCCGACCATCCCCTGCTGCGGCTGGTGTCGCTGATGGACCACACGCCGGGGCAGCGGCAGTGGGCGGAGATGTCCAAGTACCGCCTGTTCTACCGTTCCAAGAACTGGACCGAGGCGGAGTTCCAGGCCCACCTGGACAGCAGGATCGAGAGCCAGCACCGCTACGCCCGCCTGCACCGCGACCAGATCCTGGAGCTGGCGCGCCCGCGGGCACTGCGGCTGGCGAGCCACGACGACACCACCGAGGACCACGTCGCCGAGGCGGTGGCCGCCGGAATCACGATCTCGGAATTTCCGACGACCCTCCAGGCGGCCCGCGCGGCGCGGCAGTCGGGCATGCGGGTGATCATGGGAGCTCCCAACCTGGTGCGCGGCGGTTCCCATTCCGGCAACGCCTCGGCGGCGGAACTGGCCGGGCAGGGGCTGCTGGACGGGCTGTCGTCGGACTATGTCCCGTCCAGCCTGCTCCATGCCGCGTTCCTGCTCCATGGCGTGGTCGGCATTCCGCTGCACCGGGCGATCGCCACGGTGACCGCCAACATGGCCGACATGCTGGGCCTGCCCGACCGCGGCGTGATCGAGCCGGGCCGCCGCGCCGACCTGGTCCGGGTCAGGCTCGACGGCGACCTGCCAGTGGTGCTGACGGTCTGGCGCGAGGGCCGGCGCGTCGTCTGACCCGCTACTTCTTCCTGTCCTTGCCCTTGAGGTGGGTCTCGCGGACCCGGCGATTGATGGCGTCCTTCTCCTCGTCGGAGAAGGACTTCCACGCCTTCACTTCGGCCCGGGTGCGGCCGCAGCCCTTGCAGACCTTGTCGCTGTCGTACTTGCAGACGTCGGTGCAGGGGTTCCTGGTCTTCAGCTTTGCCATGACTCCCTGATGCCGGACTGCCGGCCGTCCTTCAAGTCGCCTTTACCTGAACCACGGGGAGACCAGTTGGTCAGGCTCTGCTCGATGATGGCGCTGGGCCGGGTCGGCGGCACCCGCATGATATTGGCGGCTTCCACGTCGGGAGTGGGCTCCGCCTCGGCCGCCGCCAGCCGGCGCAGTTCGACCGGCGGATCGGTCTCCTCCGGCGTCAGGAACAGGCCGGCGCGGCGCGCCGCCTGGCCGGCGTCGGTCCGGCTGGTCCAGACGGTCAGCCAGACCGACAGGACGAGGCCGGTGATCACCGGCACCAGCCACCAGAAGAAGTCCGGCGCCACGTTCAGCACCAGGGCGCCCCAGGCGAGGCCCAGCGCCACGTGCAGCCCGTTCCGTCCCAGCGCCTCGCGGAAGCTCAGGCCCCGCTCGCCGCGGGCCTGGGCGTTCCAGGTGACGCTGCGGCCCATCAGGGTCGCCACGACGAAATGGGTGTGGAACAGCATCATGGCCGGTGCCAGCAGCATCGAGAACAGCAGTTCCAGGAAGGCGCTGCCCCACAGCTTGCCCGCCCCGCCGAAACCGCGCCGGAGCGCCGGGTTCGCCACCGTCAGGATCAGGCTGTAGAGCTTGGGCAGCAGCAGGATCGCGATGGTCACGCCGAACAGCGAGATCGTCTCCGCCATCTTCGAGACCGGCCAGTTGGGGAACAGGTTGTAGCCGGGCAGGAAGTAGCTGTGACCGGTCACCGTCTGGTGCAGGATGTCGATCGTGCTGAGCGTCAGCAGCAGCAGCCACAGCGGCGACGAGACATAGCCCAGCACGCCCATGATCAGGTGGAGCCGGCTCAGGGGATGAAGGCCGCGGGTCGGCAGCAGGCGCAGGTGCTGCAGGTTGCCCTGGCACCAGCGTCGGTCGCGCACGGCATAGTCGATCGTGTTCGGCGGCAGCTCCTCGAAGCTCCCGCCCAACTCCGGCACGATCCAGACCTGCCACCCGGCGCGCCGCATCAGCGCCGCCTCGACGAAGTCGTGGCTCAGGATCTCGCCGCCCAGCGGGGCCTTGCCCGACAGCACGGGCAGCCCGCAATGCTCGATGAAGGCGCCGGTGCGGATGATCGCGTTGTGGCCCCAGTAATTGCCCTCGCCCAGCTGCCACCAGGACAGGCCGCTCGCCAGGGCCGGGCCGTACAGCCGGCTGCCGAACTGGAGGATGCGGCCGAACAGGGTCTCCTGGTTCACCGGCGCCGGCAGGGTCTGGATGATGCCGGTGTCGGGGTTGTCCTGCATCAGCTTGGACAGCGCCACCATGGTGTCGCCCGACATCACGCTGTCGGCGTCGAGCACCAGCATGTGGTCGTAGGCGGCCCCCCACTGGCGCAGGAAGTCGGCGATGTTGCCGGCCTTGCGGCCGGTATTGTCCTCGCGCCGGCGGTAGAAGATGCGGCCCTCGCCGCCGACCCGGCGGCACAGCGCCGCCCAGCCGGCCTCCTCGGCCGCCGCGATCTCCGGCTTGCGGGTGTCGCTGAGGACGAACAGGTCGAAATGCCGGTCCTCCCCGGTGCCCTGGAGCGAGCGCCAGGTCGCTTCCAGCCCGGCGAAGACCCGGCTGGGGTCCTCGTTGTAGATCGGCATGATGATCGCCGTCCGGGCGGTCAGGTCCACCGGCCTGGTCGGGTCCAGGCCGGCGGGGTCGCGCCCGATCAGCCGTACCAGGAAGCCCACCGTCGCGGTCCAGAACGAGGTGGAGATCCAGGCGAAGCTGATCGTGAACAGGGCGAAGATCGCCATCTCGATCGGGGTGAAGCCGTTGGCCCTGAGCACGTCGGCCATCAGGTAGGAGGCCGCCAGCGTCGACAGGATGACCAGCGCGAAATAGAGCGTCCGGCGCCAGAGCGCCGTGCGCCGGAGTGTCTTGGCGTCGGACATGGATGTTCTTTCCATCAGAAGGGCAGCTCTATCGGGGATCAGGCGGGCGACCAGAGATAGACCCAGGTCTCGCTGATCGTCTGGCCGCGCAGGCGCAGCACGCAGCGCATGTCGGCCGGCTTGCCGTCGGGCAGCAGGTCGAAGAAGACCCGCCAGCCGCCGGTCTCCCCGTTGCGGTGGGCGATCACCGGCCGAAGCTCGCCGGCCGTGGTCGTGACGACGGCCTCCACCGGCTGCTCGGGCCGCAGGGCTTCCAGCTCGCCGCCCTGGAACTCCAGCACGAAGTGGCGTCCTTCCTTCGGCAGGTCGGGGCGCCCCGGCACCCGCGCCGAACCGATCCGGGTGGAGACCACGCGGGCCAGCGGCGGCAGCCCGGGCGTCTCCAGCACCGAGCGCAGGCGATAGGCGAAGTCCAGCCCCTCGCCGGCCCGGACCGGGCGCTCGGGTACCCAGTAGGCCGCGATGTTGTCGTTGATCTCCTCCTCGGTCGGGATCTCGACCAGCTCGACCCGTCCCTTGCCCCATTCGCCGACCGGCTCGACCCAGTAGCTGGGCCGCCGATGGTAGAGCGATTCGAGGTCCTGGTAGTGGCCGTAGTCGCGGTCCCGCTGGACCACGCCGAAACGCTGCGGATTCTCGTCGCTGAACGAGCTGACCCGCAGGTCCCGGGGGTTGACCAGGGGACGCCAGATCCACTCGCCGCGCCCGGTCTCGATCTGCAGGCCGTCGCCGTCATGCACCTCCGGGCGGAAATCGTCGAAGGTGCGGGTCCGGTTCTCGCCGAAGAAGAACATGCTGGTCAGCGGTGCGATGCCCAGCTTGGCGATGTCGCGGCGCGGGAACACGGACGCCGTCACGTCGGCCTGGGTGTCCGTGCCGGGTTGCAGCACGAAGCGGTAGGCGCCGGTGGCGCTCCGGCTGTCGAGCAGGGCGTAGAGCGTCAGTTGGGTCGCGTCGGCGCCCGGCTCCTCGATCCAGAACTCGCGGAAGACGGGGAAGTCCTCGCCGCTCGGTGCCGCCGTGTCGACCGCCAGCCCGCGGGCCGAGTTGCCGTAGATCTGGTTGCGGCCGAGGATCCGGAAATAGCTGGCGCCGAGGAAGACGGCCAACTCGTCGGCATAGTCCGGCCGGTTCAGCGGATAATGGATCCGGAAGCCGGCGAAACCCAGGTCGGCCGGCAGGTCGCCGCCGAACTTGTTGGCGCCGTAGTCGAACATGTCGGCCCGGTACTCGACCGGGCTGGCTTGGCCCTCCCGCAGCAGGTTGATCCGCACCGGACGCTGGTAGAGGAAGCCCAGGTGGAAGAACTGGAGCTGGAACAGCTTGTCGCCGCGCCAGACCGCCTGGTCAGGCTTGAACCGGATGTCGCGGTACTGGTCATAGGACAGGTCGCGCAGGGGCTGCGGCACCCGTCCCTGGTCGTCCGAATAGTCCCGCTTCGCCAGCTCGCGCGCGAGATCCCTCACCTTTTCGAAGGTGAACGCGGGAGCGGGCGCGGCCGGCGCCCCCGGCGCGGTTTCCTGCT is a genomic window containing:
- a CDS encoding aldehyde dehydrogenase family protein; protein product: MIPEVQHPLGIAEIIPEVRSAQAAWERTAVAGRLDVVARLRRLIARDARPLAEAVGERPGRAPGETAALEILPLLDACRFLEREAAGLLAPRRLGSRGRPAWLFGVAAEIRRDPLGVVLVIAPSNYPLFLPGVQIVQALAAGNAVLVKPAPGCVAPMEALLGLLGEAGLPDGLCHLLDASVEAGREAIAVGVDKVVLTGSVATGRRVLADLAEHLTPAVMELSGNDAVFVLPGADPDMAARALAYGVRLNGGATCIAPRRVFADRSLALDLERRLAPLVLDAAPVAVPERIREQVARLVEEAEAAGCRLIGRPFRAEEPEMAPLLVADAVPELGLLREDIFAPVLSLVPVAGEEDALAASSHCDYALGAAVFGPEKQALALAGRIRAGAVTVNDLIVPTADPRLPFGGRGASGFGTTRGAEGLLEMTALKAVAVRGGRFRPHYDPLGPADSAMMFDYIEAAHSSGGRLPAVRRLVRGLMGRGRSASGT
- the phnF gene encoding phosphonate metabolism transcriptional regulator PhnF, translating into MNLDRGAGIALWRQIAEELHGDIERGTFPPGSRLATEEELATRFGVNRHTVRRACALLQDQGLVRIEQGRGTFVQEGVIDYPLTERTRFSENVRRQARTPSGEVLRATVLPADAATARALGLAVGDPVSLVELLSLADGQPIGIAAHHFAKARFPDLIATYHEAGRITETLRRLGVPDYTRKTTRVTARLPDSYEMRHLKIARTTPVLVTEAVNIDPAGRPLEFGVARFAANRVQVVVDG
- a CDS encoding alpha-D-ribose 1-methylphosphonate 5-triphosphate diphosphatase, which produces METNITNARIVGRDGIATGSLSIRDGVIAAIDDSAGDLPGALDFEGDFLLPGLIEMHTDNLEKHFSPRPGVMWPSPKAAVIAHDLQVAGAGITTVFDAISVGDYDSGGERRRMLADAVWAIGACVGQGLLRADHLIHLRCEVSDAGVVEIFQQFADHPLLRLVSLMDHTPGQRQWAEMSKYRLFYRSKNWTEAEFQAHLDSRIESQHRYARLHRDQILELARPRALRLASHDDTTEDHVAEAVAAGITISEFPTTLQAARAARQSGMRVIMGAPNLVRGGSHSGNASAAELAGQGLLDGLSSDYVPSSLLHAAFLLHGVVGIPLHRAIATVTANMADMLGLPDRGVIEPGRRADLVRVRLDGDLPVVLTVWREGRRVV
- a CDS encoding DUF1289 domain-containing protein; this encodes MAKLKTRNPCTDVCKYDSDKVCKGCGRTRAEVKAWKSFSDEEKDAINRRVRETHLKGKDRKK
- the mdoH gene encoding glucans biosynthesis glucosyltransferase MdoH; translated protein: MSDAKTLRRTALWRRTLYFALVILSTLAASYLMADVLRANGFTPIEMAIFALFTISFAWISTSFWTATVGFLVRLIGRDPAGLDPTRPVDLTARTAIIMPIYNEDPSRVFAGLEATWRSLQGTGEDRHFDLFVLSDTRKPEIAAAEEAGWAALCRRVGGEGRIFYRRREDNTGRKAGNIADFLRQWGAAYDHMLVLDADSVMSGDTMVALSKLMQDNPDTGIIQTLPAPVNQETLFGRILQFGSRLYGPALASGLSWWQLGEGNYWGHNAIIRTGAFIEHCGLPVLSGKAPLGGEILSHDFVEAALMRRAGWQVWIVPELGGSFEELPPNTIDYAVRDRRWCQGNLQHLRLLPTRGLHPLSRLHLIMGVLGYVSSPLWLLLLTLSTIDILHQTVTGHSYFLPGYNLFPNWPVSKMAETISLFGVTIAILLLPKLYSLILTVANPALRRGFGGAGKLWGSAFLELLFSMLLAPAMMLFHTHFVVATLMGRSVTWNAQARGERGLSFREALGRNGLHVALGLAWGALVLNVAPDFFWWLVPVITGLVLSVWLTVWTSRTDAGQAARRAGLFLTPEETDPPVELRRLAAAEAEPTPDVEAANIMRVPPTRPSAIIEQSLTNWSPRGSGKGDLKDGRQSGIRESWQS
- a CDS encoding glucan biosynthesis protein → MNDEPLRPRPTPGFDRRKFLLATAGAGAAGLLPFGPALAQDAGPQQETAPGAPAAPAPAFTFEKVRDLARELAKRDYSDDQGRVPQPLRDLSYDQYRDIRFKPDQAVWRGDKLFQLQFFHLGFLYQRPVRINLLREGQASPVEYRADMFDYGANKFGGDLPADLGFAGFRIHYPLNRPDYADELAVFLGASYFRILGRNQIYGNSARGLAVDTAAPSGEDFPVFREFWIEEPGADATQLTLYALLDSRSATGAYRFVLQPGTDTQADVTASVFPRRDIAKLGIAPLTSMFFFGENRTRTFDDFRPEVHDGDGLQIETGRGEWIWRPLVNPRDLRVSSFSDENPQRFGVVQRDRDYGHYQDLESLYHRRPSYWVEPVGEWGKGRVELVEIPTEEEINDNIAAYWVPERPVRAGEGLDFAYRLRSVLETPGLPPLARVVSTRIGSARVPGRPDLPKEGRHFVLEFQGGELEALRPEQPVEAVVTTTAGELRPVIAHRNGETGGWRVFFDLLPDGKPADMRCVLRLRGQTISETWVYLWSPA